In Acidobacteriota bacterium, the genomic stretch CTCGTCGAGTTTCTCGAGTACGTCGGCCCGGCTCCAGCCGCTCCCAACGACGTGCTGCTCTCGGCGATCTACAACAACGATCCCGAGCAGGCTCTCGAGGCGCTGCGCGACGGCGCCGATCTCAGTGGTGAGAAATGGCTGCGTCCCCCCCTTCAAATGGCGGCGACATGGGGAGGTCCGGAAGTGATCCAGGTACTCATCGAGAACGCCACAGCCGATCAGGCAGCGTGGGCATTGCCGACCATGCTCGAAGAGGCGATCGTCAAGCGGGCTCCGGGCGACGCCGATGACCTGGCAGTGATCTCCCTTCTTCTCGATACAGCAGCGCCGGGTGGAATCCCCGACGCCACGTTGCAGCGGGCGTGGGAGGACGCCGCCGACTGGCCCGGATGCCGCGAACTTCTCGAGCGTCACGGCGCGCGGCCCCACCGCTGAAGCACGAGACGACCGCCCTCTCCTCGGTTTTCAGCAACCACCGCATTGACAGCGGAGGAGGGGGGGGGGGTATTTTCATGACGTGCATCCCGGATATCTGACGCAACTTGAACACGCGCAAAGGAGATTCAGATGCGAAAGTATCTCGCTGCGCTTGCGTTCCTGGTCTTCGGCTTGCTCATCTACAGCCACGCAAGCACATGCAAAGACATCGACTGCTGCTGGGCCAATTTCACTAGCAGGATCGACGACTGCGGGGATCGATACGGTCCTCCCGGGAACAACGCTCCCCCAGAGGATCCGGAAAAGAAGGAAGTTCGCATGGCCCAGCTCAAGGCATGTCTGGAAGGCGCCGTCGCCGAGCTTGTATCCTGTGTGGGCTCGATCTACCAGAACACTCATGGCCTGAACGACGGTTCGCCGATCTACACCACCGGCTCGTTCGGATCCCCGGAGGTCTACAGCTACGAGGTCTACGTCCCCACAGGGTCGGAAGGGACATGGCAACTCCAGATCGCCAACGGCCTCGGCGCCTACCAAGGCTCGACGCCCAATCTTCTCGCCCGCGTGGCGGGCAAGGTCGAGGTGAATGGAGTAACCGTACTGGATGACGGCGTCTGGACGGGAAGCACACAGAGGATCCTGAAGGCCGTGACTCTCGCTCCTGGGGTCAACACCGTCACCTTCGAGGTCTACCAGGCCGACGACTCCGATTTCGGCGAGTTCTACCCGCTGCTCTACCGGGAGTAGCAGCGCGTTCCGGGGTGCACGGGGGGGGGGTGAGTCATCTCACCCTCCTTTTTTCGGGTCCTCAGCAGAATCTGTGGGTGAAGCAAGGGTAATTATGCAGGTTGCGGCTCGAGTTCGTGCTGGTTCGCGACGAACGTGACTCGTCGATCGTGGCGCAGTCGGTCCCCAGTGTGTCGCGGGCATCGAATACGGGCTCGACCGGCACCGTGTGAGAGATTCGGCATGCGCCAAGCCGCGAACGCCTTCTTCCAGCGACCCACAACCCGCGAGATGGCGCCCTTCGACAGGTGTTTCTCATCAGGAAGAGGGCTCAAAACCTCCCCGACTCGCCGGCTGTCCGAGACGGTCAAGTTCACCACGAGCCACAACCGGTCTGAGCCGGACGATCTGCTGGCGCTGATCGAGTGAAGGGGCGCTTCAGTGGCTGTCGAGGATTCCGGCGAGTGTCCGCTCAGCACGGCTCAGATCCGCGCTCGGCCAGCGGAGCACTGCGGCTTGTTCCGGGCAGATGAGCGCTCCCTCGGCGATCTCTTCCCGCACGCTTTCCACCATCTCCCTGAGGCTGTTCGCCTTTTTTCGATGCCACAGTTTTCGCAGCATCGCCCCCGGGGGATCTTTCTCTACCTGGCAGGCAACAAGACCGGCAACAACCTGCTCGAGCATTTCCTGATAGACGAAGGCCCGCATCTGCTCGAGGGCCCGCCGCGCTCCACGGTCCGCCGCCGCCAGCACCGGCCGGTGACCGTGCTCCGCCATGCGAGCCAGGGCCTCGAGCCCCGTGAAGGGATCGACTCCGTAGTGCCGGCCCCACAGCAGTCCGGCCCGCGCCACCTGCGCCGACACCTCGGCGCTCGCCCGCCGGAAGGCGAGCCACCGCTCGGCGCTGCCCGGCTCCACCAGACCGTGCTTTTCGCAGAGCCTGCAAAGCAGGTAGACGATGGCGGCCTCCTGCACCTCGTCGCCGGCCTTCCGGGCCCGGCGGGCCTCTCGGCGCGCCGCCTCGAACTGCTGGACGAAACCCTGGGCGTGTCGCAGTAACCCGGCCCTACGCTCCTCGTCCTGGCTATGCTCCGCAGACCGGCGTACGCGAGCCACATAGGCCTCGACAATCGACTCCAACCCCTCGAGCTGCACCCGCGAAGCCCGCGCGTGGGACAGAGCGATGGCCTCCACCATCTTCCCCGCCTTCCCCCTGCGCACGATCTCGGGGAGCTGATCCTTCATCGCTTCGAGGTATTCCATCCGCGCTTCCGGAGGAATCCCTTCCTTCCGCAAAACCCTCAAGGCCCGCCCCACGAAGGGCTCCCTCCTCAAGGCATGGTCCGGATGGCGTACGCTGAGGTCCGGATGCTCTGCGGCAAGAGCCTCGGTGGGACGGATTCGTACCACTCCGCCGCTGTGCACCCGACGCCGGAAGCGCGCGGCCTCCCGCTTCCAGACCGCTCCACCCATCCCCGGCTCCCAGTCCGGCCCGAACCTGACTCGGTAAGTTGCAAAGGCCGATTGCAGGATCCGCTCCGTCAACAGGGGAGGCAAGGTGGCTCTCCCTCGGCGCAGCAGTACCGCATCGATCAGCTCGCCTCCTGTGTTACGAATCACGTTGGCGGCGCTTCCGCCTTTGCCCCTGAATGAAGGACGACTAGGCAGCCGAATCCCATGAACCACTATTCCCGCCCCATGCGCTTTCTCGATGACCCCCTGATCGCAGGGAGAACCCTCGAAGTCGCTGACGAGAACCCCAATCGGAAGAACCCGTCGGGCCTTTGCGCTCGTCGCCGCTCTTGCAGCGAGGGCGTCGATGAGGGTTTCTGCAGCCAAGCCCACGTGCGTTACACCTGCTGTACGATCGATCGGCAGCGATGAAAGCTCGGAGAGAACTCCCTCGTAGTCCCGCACGAAGCCCGGTGTCAGGGATAAGACGTCTCCTGAAAACTGCCACCCTGCAACCTCCAGTGCGATGCCCTGCGCGCCATAGTCACGCAGCGACTCACCCAGCCCCCGAAGGGCTGCTCGCACGTTGGCGTTCCCATCCGTACTTCCCGAGTTGTCAACGGCGATCCCGATCACCACCCTCGCCGGGGGCGAGAGTCTCTCGACATCGTAGATGTCACAAGGCAGTCCACTGACCGAGCAGGAGAGAACCTCGCCGATCCGCCCCTCGTACACCTGTTGCTCCTCGAGGGCTCCCCCTCCGGCCGGACGTTGCGGCAACAGCCGCGACCACGTCTCCTCGGGCCCGAGCAACTGAACGTCGATCTGCTCAACCCCCCGCCGCACGTCCACGTCCGGCGGACCGTCGTTCTCGGTTTTCACGCTGGCACTGACGATCTCCTTTCCTTCCCGATCGATGGCCCGCACCCTGATCGTCCGGCTCTCGAGAGAGGAGCCCAGGGAAAGGTGACAGGTATGGACGAACCCAACCCCTGAGGTCTCCGCCTCGACGTAGCACTCCTCCTCACGCAGAACTTGCTCGGGCAGAACCCCCGTCCGGTATTTCCCAGTAATCTTGTATTCGCCCGGGGACATCCCCAGCACACGAAAGGATAGATAGTTCTCCCCCCTCCAGAGATCTCCCGGCTGCGGATGGAGGATCACGATCCGCGCACTTCTCGCCCCTTCGCCGGAAT encodes the following:
- a CDS encoding VWA domain-containing protein, coding for MILHPQPGDLWRGENYLSFRVLGMSPGEYKITGKYRTGVLPEQVLREEECYVEAETSGVGFVHTCHLSLGSSLESRTIRVRAIDREGKEIVSASVKTENDGPPDVDVRRGVEQIDVQLLGPEETWSRLLPQRPAGGGALEEQQVYEGRIGEVLSCSVSGLPCDIYDVERLSPPARVVIGIAVDNSGSTDGNANVRAALRGLGESLRDYGAQGIALEVAGWQFSGDVLSLTPGFVRDYEGVLSELSSLPIDRTAGVTHVGLAAETLIDALAARAATSAKARRVLPIGVLVSDFEGSPCDQGVIEKAHGAGIVVHGIRLPSRPSFRGKGGSAANVIRNTGGELIDAVLLRRGRATLPPLLTERILQSAFATYRVRFGPDWEPGMGGAVWKREAARFRRRVHSGGVVRIRPTEALAAEHPDLSVRHPDHALRREPFVGRALRVLRKEGIPPEARMEYLEAMKDQLPEIVRRGKAGKMVEAIALSHARASRVQLEGLESIVEAYVARVRRSAEHSQDEERRAGLLRHAQGFVQQFEAARREARRARKAGDEVQEAAIVYLLCRLCEKHGLVEPGSAERWLAFRRASAEVSAQVARAGLLWGRHYGVDPFTGLEALARMAEHGHRPVLAAADRGARRALEQMRAFVYQEMLEQVVAGLVACQVEKDPPGAMLRKLWHRKKANSLREMVESVREEIAEGALICPEQAAVLRWPSADLSRAERTLAGILDSH